A segment of the Sulfurovum indicum genome:
TGCATTGGCACTAAAAGCGATCAAAGAGCAGATATCACTGCCGCTCATTGCCGATATCCACTTCAATTACAAGCTGGCACTGGAAGCGGCAAAGTGGGTGGACTGTATCCGTTTCAATCCGGGGAACATCGGAGAGAAAGGGCGGATCAAAGAGATCGTCAAAGCATGCCAGGAACGCAACCTGCCTATACGTGTCGGTGTCAATGCAGGGAGCCTTGAAAAAGAGTTTGATCAGAGATACGGAGCTACAGCTGAAGGGATGGTCGCTTCTGCGGAGTATAATATCAAGTTTCTTGAAGACTTGGGCTTTACAGACATTAAAGTCTCACTTAAAGCCTCTGATGTAGACCGGACGGTAGAAGCCTACCGGATGCTGCGTCCCAAGAATGATTATCCTTTCCATCTGGGGGTTACAGAAGCAGGAACGATCTTCCATGCAACAGTCAAATCAGCGATCGGACTTGGTGCACTGCTGCTTGACGGTATAGGGGATACCCTGCGGGTTTCCATTACTGGTGAACTGGAAGAGGAGATCAAAGTCGGGAAGGCCATTCTAAAAGACTCGGGACGTGTACAGGAGGGGCTTAATATTATCTCCTGTCCTACCTGCGGACGTATTGAAGCAGACCTTGTTTCTGCCGTGGCAGAGGTAGAGAGACGTACGGCACACATTACGACCCCTATGGATGTCAGTGTAATGGGGTGTGTGGTCAATGCTATCGGTGAAGCCAAGCATGCCGATGTGGCGATCGCATACGGTAAAGGTTCCGGGCTTATTATGGTCAAAGGGGAAGTGGTTGCCAAACTGCCCGAAGGTGAGTTGGTGGAGAGGTTTGTGAAGGAAGTAGAGAATTTTGCCAAGCAAAATTCAGAGTGAAGAGTGAAGAGTTGTGGTATGCTTTCCTTTTGAAAAGTTTTTATTTAATGAAGGATAGTAATGATGAATTCTAATAAGATAAAAGCATTGCAAAGCAATGCAAACCAACACTATTTACTATTTACTATTCACTATTCACTTAAAACTCCAAAGGAGTTTTAACATGGAAAACATGTACAATCTCAACATCGAACGTGCAGTCCTCTCTGCGATCATCTTTGACCCTGAGATCTATGAGGAGATCGCTTCAAAACTGACCCCTCAGGATTTTTATCTGCCATTTCATCAGCATGTTTTTCTCGCAATGGAAGAGTTGAGTCGTGAAGAGAAACCCATTGATGAAGAGTTCCTCAAATCCAAACTTCAGGGGATGGGAAAATTTGATGAAGTAGCGATGCTGGACCTGCTCTCTGCCAATCCCATCTCCAATACTGCGGCCTATTTGGCAGAGATTAAAGCCAAATCAAGCAAGCGTGCCCTGGCAACATTGGCTACAGAGATCAAAAAAGTGACCATCGAAGATGATCTTCCTGCCGAAGAGGTAATGAACCTGGTAGAGAAAAAGCTCTATGAGATCACACAGAACAATACCAATGAGGATTTCAGGGAATCTAAAGAGATCACCATGTCGATGATGGATGAGATCAACCGTTTAAAGGCACTTGGGAACTCCAAGCTTATCGGGGTTGATACAGGGTTCAAGAATCTTAATGAAAAAACGTCAGGATTTGGAAAAGGAGACCTGGTCATCATCGCGGCAAGGCCGGCGATGGGTAAAACGGCATTTGTACTCAATATGGCACTTAAAGCGATCGAGCGGAATGAAGGGGTAGCCTTTTTTTCACTGGAGATGCCTGCTGAACAATTGATGCTGCGTCTGCTCTCTGCAAAAACCTCCATACCCCTGCAGCAGCTGAGAGTGGGTGATCTGCGTGATGAGCAGTGGCAGCAGCTCTCTGCTGCAACTGATGAGTTGTCCCGGAAGAAACTTTTTGTAGATGACGGTGGATATGCGACCATTCACCATGTCAGAAGCAAGCTGCGAAAGCTTAAAACACAGCACCCTGAAATCTCTATCGCGATTATTGACTATCTGCAGCTGATGAGCGGTGAGGGGCGTGAAGGGCGTCAGCAGGAGGTTTCGGAGATCTCAAGGGGACTCAAACAGCTGGCCAGGGAGCTTCAGATACCTATTGTAGCACTCTCTCAGCTGAACCGTTCACTTGAAGCACGCGAGAATAAACGTCCGATGCTCTCTGATTTGAGAGAATCCGGAGCTATTGAGCAGGATGCTGATATCATTCTTTTTGTCTACCGTGACGATGTTTACCGTGAAGCCAAAGAGAAAGAGAAGGAGATGAAAGCCAAAGCAGAAGGGAAGCCTTATGAGTCTGACTTTAGAAGAAAGCCTGAAGAGGATGCAGAGATTATTATCGGAAAGCAGCGTAACGGACCGACGGGTACAGTCGATCTGATCTTCCAAAAGAAGTTCACCCGTTTTGTCGATGCGGTACACTCACCGGCATTTGAAGTGGTCTATGAGGAGGGAGATATCCCTGCCAACACCGGGAATATCGAGTTGCCTACGATATAGTCCCATTAAATACAAAGCAGAAGATCATGTCTTTGGAGAGACCGAAACTTTTTGAAACCCGAAAAAGTTTTTTTCTCTTCATAGGTTTCCTCTTTCTGTTGCTTCTATCCCGCCTTTGGTTTGAGTACAGAGTGTACCAGGATTTTGTTTCCAAACCTTTCTACTATCTCCATGCCAATGTTCTTTCTGCCTATACAAAACACAAAGGACGTCACTCTTATCAGGTTCTGAAGCTTCGGGGTGACGGGGGAATGGTTTTTTATACAACCACTCATAAACTGCAGGAGCTCTCCGGACGATATTTGCGACTTCAGTTGTTTCCAAATCAAAGTATCTCTTTTTGGGGTTTTCTGGGTACTTTTTATGTTAAAAGCCGTATCAAGGAGATAGCAGACTCCCCCAATACACTGAAACAAACACTCTATGAAAAAGTGGCTTCTCAGCATGAAGATCCTATGTTGCAGGCTTTTTATAATGCAATCTTCTTTGCCGCTTCTGTACCTAAAGAGCTCAGAGAAAAGATCAGTATACTTGGGGTCAGCCATCTTGTGGCTCTAAGCGGATTTCATCTGGGTATTTTATGGGGACTGGTCTACGGTCTTTTATTGTTTCTGTACAGGCCTTTGCAACAGCGCTATTTTCCCTACCGCTTTTCTTTGATAGATATGGGATTGCTTACAGTTCTGATCCTTGGGTTATATGTCTGGTTTGTGGATGCGCCTCCCTCTTTGGTACGTTCTTATGCGATGCTGCTTACAGGGTGGAGTATGCTGCTGATGGGAATAGAACTACTAAGCTTTACTTTTTTGGCAACTGTTATTGCATTACTTTTGGTATTTTTCCCTTCTTTGCTTGTATCATGGGGCTTTTGGTTCTCTGTTGCAGGTGTTTTCTATATTTTCCTGCTTTTACATTATACAAAGCAGTGGAATAAGTGGGTGCTTACACTGCTGGTGATCCCTGTAGGGATCTTCTTGTTAATGCTGCCGGTTGTACATGCTGTTTTCCCGGTAACCAGTACCTATCAGCTGCTGTCACCTTTGCTGTCACTGCTCTTTGTCCCTTTTTATCCTTTGGTTATGCTGCTGCATCTAGTCGGTATGGGAGATATATTTGACAGAGGATTACAATGGCTTTTTTCTTTGCCGCACAGTTCTGTCGAGCATATACTTTCTGTGTGGATGCTGGGTATTTATATGGTACTCTCCGTTGCCGCTGTATTTTACAAAAAACTCTTTTATATTCTTTTCGGATTATCAGTCGTTTATAGCATATACTTGTTCGCAGAGCCTCTGTACAGACCGATGACAATGTAGGAAAAGCAGATTTCTGAAAACAGCTGATCAAATCTTTTCGATCTTTATACCTTTGTTCAGAAGATAGCAGAAACGCAATCCGTGGAGGAAGATCGCCCAGGAGATATAGATCCATAGAAAGAAGAAGAGAAGCGTACTGATACTTCCGTAAACGGAAGTATAGGTCTTGTTGTGAATGACATAGAAAACAAAAAGACTTTTTGAGATATACCAGACAAGCGAGGCAATAAATGAACTTGTCAGGGCTGCATGCTTTTTGATGTGTGTATTGGCAGAGAGTTGGTAGGCAATGTAAAAAGCGATCCAGATGATAAGATAGGGAAGAAAATAGTAGATATGTATCATGCTGGTAATGCTTGTTCTGTCAAGGTAGCCCTGAATAAGGCTGGTAAGGTAGAAAGATGTTCCTGTCATTATCGGAATAAGAATGATCAGGAGCAGATAGGTTTTGATAGTTTTGAGTATGCCTCGGCTTGGCAGCTCAAAGATATCATTGACAATATAATCATAACTTTTAAAGAACATGACCACAGCGAATGTGATGTAAAAGACCCCGACCATTCCCAGTTTAGCGGAATTGGAGATAAAGGTATTGAGATGTTCCATAATCTCTCTGGATTGTGTCGGCATAAGATTTTCAAAGATGAGTTGTTGGACCTTGTCATAGATCTCATCAAAAAGGGGAAGGGTAGTGAAGATATAAAGTACGATGACCAGTAGAGGAATAATAGAGAATATGGTATTCCAGCTCAGACTGGAAGCATAATATCCCAGTCGGTCATCAAGCAGGTCCCTGAAGAAGTCCCGCAGAAAGATGTAATACTGTTTCAGGAGTGTACGCTTCATAGATAAAAAGCTTCACTGTTTTGAGTGAAGCGTAAAGTATGAAGAGAACTTAGCTTTGGTATGCTTTTTTTACAAAGTTTTTGTTGCATCAATGTTGGCATAATGCAGTTTCCTGTTACCATTCCTGCTTCCTAAAGCCCCATCTTCCCCGGATTGAGGATGCCGTTCGGATCGAAGGCGTTTTTGATGTCTTTAAAGAGCTGCAGTTCGGCATCGTTGAATGCAATGTGCATAAATGGTGCTTTGCTGGTACCGATACCGTGTTCTCCACTGAGTGTACCGCCCATTTCAACCACCAGTTCAAAGATCTCTTCAATGGCCTTATGACCCTCTTCAAGCTGTTTTTCATCTGATCCGTCCACCATGACATTGACATGGATGTTCCCGTCTCCTGCATGACCGAAACAGGGGACTTTGAAACCGTATTTGTTCCCAATTTCATAGATGCGTCCCAGGGCTTCAGGCAGCATACTTCTTGGTACAGAGATATCTTCGTTGAGTTTTTTGCTTCCAAAGATCGTAATGGAGGGAGAAGCGTTCCGTCGGGCATACCAGAGTTTCTCTCTCTCCTCATCTGTATGTGCCACAACAAAGTTCTGTGCACCGTTCTCGTTAAAGGACTTCTCAAGTATGTCAAGCTGAAAATCCACCTCTTCGGAAACATTTCCATCGACATCACCGATAAGCAGTGCTCCGGCATCTTCAGGAAGCTCCACCCCCAGTTTCTCTTTGAGTGCCTGAACGACAAGAGAGTCCATGAATTCCATAGCAACAGGGTTTGCCCCCCCCGCAAGTGATTTGAAGACAGCATTCATGGCATTTTCAACAGAGGGGAAGACACCCATATAGGCTTTTCTGAATTTTGGCTTTGGAAGCAGTTTGACTGTGATTTCGGTAATAACTGCCAACGTACCCTCTGAAGCGATGAGGATACCCGCAATGTTATAGCCTGCAACATCTTTGATAGTACGTTTCCCTGCCCGTATGATATCACCGTTTGCACGGACGGCACGCAGTGCCATAACATAGTCTTTTGTGATACCGTATTTGGCAGCGCGCATCCCTCCGGCATTTTCACTGACATTTCCTCCGATAGTGGAGTACTCTTCACTTGCAGGATCAGGCGGATAGAAAAGGCCTACCTCTTCAACAGCGCGCTGAAGATCCATATTGATGACACCAGGCTGTACAACAGCAACCATGTTTTCCATATCGATCTCAAGGATCTTGTTCATATGTTTTTCCATGGCAAGTGTGATCCCGCCATTGGTAGGGAGTGCTCCGCCGGTAAAACCGCTTCCTGCACCCCTTGGTGTGATAACGATACCATGGTGGTTACAGTAGACAAGTATGCGGCTGACGTCCTCTTCATTGCGAGGGAAAACTACGGCATCAGGTTCAAACCGGGTACGTGTTGCATCGTAGGAGTATGCGATCATATGCGCTTTGTCACTGTAAACATTTTCGTCACCCACAAGGTCTTTCAGTGCTTTAATATGTTTTGGATCTATCATCAGAACTGCTCCATTACTTGATAGTAGTTCCCCTGACCGCTTTTTGAGAACCAGCCG
Coding sequences within it:
- the ispG gene encoding flavodoxin-dependent (E)-4-hydroxy-3-methylbut-2-enyl-diphosphate synthase, coding for MKARFSTKKIYVGNVAVGGDAPISVQSMTYSDTRDVAATVEQINRLHFAGADMVRVAVPEMEDALALKAIKEQISLPLIADIHFNYKLALEAAKWVDCIRFNPGNIGEKGRIKEIVKACQERNLPIRVGVNAGSLEKEFDQRYGATAEGMVASAEYNIKFLEDLGFTDIKVSLKASDVDRTVEAYRMLRPKNDYPFHLGVTEAGTIFHATVKSAIGLGALLLDGIGDTLRVSITGELEEEIKVGKAILKDSGRVQEGLNIISCPTCGRIEADLVSAVAEVERRTAHITTPMDVSVMGCVVNAIGEAKHADVAIAYGKGSGLIMVKGEVVAKLPEGELVERFVKEVENFAKQNSE
- a CDS encoding replicative DNA helicase, which encodes MENMYNLNIERAVLSAIIFDPEIYEEIASKLTPQDFYLPFHQHVFLAMEELSREEKPIDEEFLKSKLQGMGKFDEVAMLDLLSANPISNTAAYLAEIKAKSSKRALATLATEIKKVTIEDDLPAEEVMNLVEKKLYEITQNNTNEDFRESKEITMSMMDEINRLKALGNSKLIGVDTGFKNLNEKTSGFGKGDLVIIAARPAMGKTAFVLNMALKAIERNEGVAFFSLEMPAEQLMLRLLSAKTSIPLQQLRVGDLRDEQWQQLSAATDELSRKKLFVDDGGYATIHHVRSKLRKLKTQHPEISIAIIDYLQLMSGEGREGRQQEVSEISRGLKQLARELQIPIVALSQLNRSLEARENKRPMLSDLRESGAIEQDADIILFVYRDDVYREAKEKEKEMKAKAEGKPYESDFRRKPEEDAEIIIGKQRNGPTGTVDLIFQKKFTRFVDAVHSPAFEVVYEEGDIPANTGNIELPTI
- a CDS encoding ComEC/Rec2 family competence protein, which translates into the protein MSLERPKLFETRKSFFLFIGFLFLLLLSRLWFEYRVYQDFVSKPFYYLHANVLSAYTKHKGRHSYQVLKLRGDGGMVFYTTTHKLQELSGRYLRLQLFPNQSISFWGFLGTFYVKSRIKEIADSPNTLKQTLYEKVASQHEDPMLQAFYNAIFFAASVPKELREKISILGVSHLVALSGFHLGILWGLVYGLLLFLYRPLQQRYFPYRFSLIDMGLLTVLILGLYVWFVDAPPSLVRSYAMLLTGWSMLLMGIELLSFTFLATVIALLLVFFPSLLVSWGFWFSVAGVFYIFLLLHYTKQWNKWVLTLLVIPVGIFLLMLPVVHAVFPVTSTYQLLSPLLSLLFVPFYPLVMLLHLVGMGDIFDRGLQWLFSLPHSSVEHILSVWMLGIYMVLSVAAVFYKKLFYILFGLSVVYSIYLFAEPLYRPMTM
- a CDS encoding YihY/virulence factor BrkB family protein — protein: MKRTLLKQYYIFLRDFFRDLLDDRLGYYASSLSWNTIFSIIPLLVIVLYIFTTLPLFDEIYDKVQQLIFENLMPTQSREIMEHLNTFISNSAKLGMVGVFYITFAVVMFFKSYDYIVNDIFELPSRGILKTIKTYLLLIILIPIMTGTSFYLTSLIQGYLDRTSITSMIHIYYFLPYLIIWIAFYIAYQLSANTHIKKHAALTSSFIASLVWYISKSLFVFYVIHNKTYTSVYGSISTLLFFFLWIYISWAIFLHGLRFCYLLNKGIKIEKI
- a CDS encoding FAD-binding oxidoreductase — encoded protein: MIDPKHIKALKDLVGDENVYSDKAHMIAYSYDATRTRFEPDAVVFPRNEEDVSRILVYCNHHGIVITPRGAGSGFTGGALPTNGGITLAMEKHMNKILEIDMENMVAVVQPGVINMDLQRAVEEVGLFYPPDPASEEYSTIGGNVSENAGGMRAAKYGITKDYVMALRAVRANGDIIRAGKRTIKDVAGYNIAGILIASEGTLAVITEITVKLLPKPKFRKAYMGVFPSVENAMNAVFKSLAGGANPVAMEFMDSLVVQALKEKLGVELPEDAGALLIGDVDGNVSEEVDFQLDILEKSFNENGAQNFVVAHTDEEREKLWYARRNASPSITIFGSKKLNEDISVPRSMLPEALGRIYEIGNKYGFKVPCFGHAGDGNIHVNVMVDGSDEKQLEEGHKAIEEIFELVVEMGGTLSGEHGIGTSKAPFMHIAFNDAELQLFKDIKNAFDPNGILNPGKMGL